Proteins from a genomic interval of Nerophis lumbriciformis linkage group LG01, RoL_Nlum_v2.1, whole genome shotgun sequence:
- the LOC133617607 gene encoding sodium/potassium-transporting ATPase subunit beta-233-like, whose product MPPKSDDGGWKKFLWDSEKGELLGRTGGSWFKITLFYIVFYGCLAGIFIGTIQAMLLTLSNYKPTWQDRVAPPGLSHTPRSDKSEVTFNPGKLETYLSYTTALKNFLAKYDDENQSDQMKFEDCGTEPAAFKNRGDLESDTGVRRACRFSKDLLGECSGKDEYFGFKEGKPCLIVKLNRIVNFYPRPPTSNGTIPDEAQPKVQPNLIPIYCTHKREEDAGKIGEIKYYGIGGGFPLQYYPYYGKLLHPHYLQPLVALQFVNLTKNAELRIECKVFGDNISYSDKDRYQGRFEVKIQVNS is encoded by the exons ATGCCTCCAAAGAGCGACGACGGCGGTTGGAAGAAGTTTCTGTGGGATTCGGAGAAAGGAGAGCTGCTCGGTCGAACCGGGGGCAGTTGGT TCAAGATCACGCTCTTCTACATCGTCTTCTATGGCTGCTTGGCTGGCATCTTCATTGGCACTATCCAGGCCATGTTACTCACACTGAGCAACTACAAGCCCACATGGCAAGACCGGGTCGCACCTCCAG GTCTCTCGCACACTCCGCGATCTGACAAATCCGAAGTTACCTTTAACCCCGGAAAGTTGGAAACCTACCTCTCTTACACCACGGCCCTGAAGAACTTCCTGGCTAAGTATGACGACGAAAACCAGAGCGACCAGATGAAGTTTGAAGACTGCGGCA CTGAGCCGGCAGCGTTCAAGAACCGAGGCGACTTGGAGAGCGACACAGGTGTAAGAAGGGCGTGCCGCTTCTCAAAGGACCTCCTCGGGGAATGCTCCGGCAAGGACGAATACTTTGGCTTCAAGGAGGGCAAACCTTGCCTGATTGTGAAGCTCAATCGGATCGTTAACTTCTATCCAAGG CCTCCTACCTCAAATGGAACCATCCCTGACGAAGCGCAACCCAAAGTGCAGCCCAATTTGATCCCCATCTACTGTACCCATAAG AGAGAGGAAGATGCTGGTAAAATCGGCGAGATTAAGTACTACGGCATCGGAGGCGGCTTCCCGCTGCAGTACTATCCCTACTACGGCAAACTGCTGCACCCGCACTACCTGCAGCCGCTAGTGGCTCTGCAGTTCGTCAACCTCACTAAGAACGCTGAGCTGCGTATTGAGTGCAAGGTTTTCGGTGACAACATCTCATACAGTGACAAGGACCGCTACCAGGGGCGCTTTGAAGTCAAGATCCAGGTCAACAGTTAA
- the LOC133613206 gene encoding uncharacterized protein — protein MPMTHDCCARSTTNHIVKYADDTTVVGLIRDNNDMDYREEVKHLVDWCRTNKLVLNVNKTKEIIVDFRKHKSSHAPLFINGTAVKIVSSTKFLGVQITDNITWSLHTGALVKRAQQRMHFLRRMKRAQLPPPILTTFYRGTIESLLTNSISVWTGACNASDGKSLQRVVRTAEKIIRTPLPPIQEIAKSRCLTRAQKICKDSSHPHQGLFSLLDSRKKFRSLRSRTSRFCNSLLPQVVRLLNAS, from the coding sequence ATGCctatgactcatgactgctgcgccaggtccactaccaaccacattgtgaagtatgcggacgacacgacagtagtgggtctcatccgtgacaacaatgacatggactacagggaggaggtgaaacatctggttgactggtgcagaaccaacaaactggtcctgaatgtcaacaagaccaaggagattatcgttgacttcaggaagcacaagtccagccacgctccactcttcatcaacggcacagcggtaaagatagtaagcagcaccaagttcctgggggtgcagataactgacaatataacctggtccctacacaccggagctcttgtaaaaagagctcagcagcgcatgcactttttgcgtcggatgaaaagagcacagctccctccccccattctcaccacattctatagaggcactatagagagcctgctgaccaacagcatctctgtctggactggagcctgcaatgcctcagacggGAAGtccctccagagagtggtgaggacggcggaaaagatcatcaggactcctcttcctcctatccaggagatcgcaaaaagccgctgcctgaccagggctcagaaaatctgcaaagactcctcccacccccaccaaggactgttttcactgttggactctagaaagaagttccgcagcctccgaagtagaacctccaggttctgtaacagcttattACCTCAAGTCGTAAGActcctgaacgcatcataa